A genomic region of Candidatus Cloacimonadota bacterium contains the following coding sequences:
- a CDS encoding DUF1565 domain-containing protein: IFDNYAIFLGGGLYATYTTGYTYSIIFDPVNRCSIYNNRSGSGQDIYIQHATADLYMPFDTFSVAEPSNYYAVYLSDDPLINNYRINFDILNAHHQEIDSDLYVSANGDDANDGLSPATALKTIHEAIYRIAADSLCQKTVHILPGEYSRTDNDQTFPIALKSWVMVQGSGIDTTTVIGEPHPEIPLGYGDADFAFASFTESVITMQDLSITSRYSDNSNAILLYRMGCLNLTNVRVHDVMVDYTPAILGAMQDAHDSVWNNVTIEDYSWNLHQRLRLNYKKNGCLLKREEP; this comes from the coding sequence AATATTTGATAACTACGCTATTTTTCTCGGAGGTGGACTATATGCAACATATACTACTGGATATACGTACTCAATCATCTTCGACCCCGTAAACCGCTGCTCAATCTACAATAACCGTTCCGGGTCGGGACAGGACATCTATATCCAACATGCTACCGCTGACTTATATATGCCTTTTGACACCTTTTCCGTGGCGGAACCGAGTAATTATTACGCAGTATATTTAAGTGACGATCCCTTAATCAACAACTACCGGATCAATTTTGATATCCTGAATGCGCACCATCAGGAGATTGATAGCGATCTCTATGTCTCAGCGAACGGTGATGATGCCAACGACGGCTTAAGCCCGGCTACGGCTCTGAAAACCATCCACGAGGCGATCTATAGGATTGCCGCCGACAGCCTTTGTCAGAAGACGGTGCATATCCTGCCCGGCGAATATTCCCGCACTGATAACGACCAGACCTTTCCTATCGCCCTTAAGAGCTGGGTGATGGTGCAAGGCAGTGGCATTGACACCACCACCGTTATCGGTGAACCACATCCGGAGATACCGTTGGGGTATGGCGATGCGGACTTTGCGTTTGCAAGTTTCACAGAATCAGTAATCACCATGCAAGACCTGTCGATCACTTCACGTTATTCGGATAACAGTAATGCAATACTATTGTACAGGATGGGATGTCTAAACTTGACAAATGTGAGGGTACATGATGTCATGGTCGATTACACTCCGGCAATACTTGGAGCAATGCAGGATGCACACGATAGTGTTTGGAATAACGTAACCATCGAGGACTATAGTTGGAATTTACACCAACGCTTGAGACTCAACTACAAAAAGAATGGTTGTTTACTAAAAAGGGAGGAACCATGA
- a CDS encoding FG-GAP-like repeat-containing protein, translating to MKIAGFLLSIVLCFSLQLNAIDDLETMTTLEGEFDGSWFGHKVISMDFNGDGYDDLIVHSPNWNPSGVYTNRQFWGKIYFFWGGPNMNNEPDFAIEGSQNWEHYTVNMINAGDINGDGIDDLAITLPIDYRTSEISVYYGTANPTGISDLTITIPFDVNSMIYAEPLGDINGDGHADLVIHTCPWKSYTNRLIIWTGNDVPLVTLAETCNGTVATAAIGLGDVNGDGIDDYFLQYGIPGGTNMDSRVVLYYGDTNFPTVDSLVIAENTNAITNRSASPLGDLNNDGYADFEFMAKVWLGGPEMTPDHDLELTYHCLYHEWYSPVYNVGTPFVYGDLNGDGYDDIIGSTHKIHYYEGEAGIWVGGPNMDGLIDLYLYPPSDYGTRNFGWSKAAGDFNGDGLCDLAVSAPRWGTGGTHNWNTPGKVFVYSGNAALTDPAIAIDDQVEAEPSWELNVYPNPLRANDQINIDILGSGYKASDPLRLELFNVRGQKVFSTEYAGGTFNGRPLSIPMPEGASGLHILRIVQNKITVISKKICILE from the coding sequence ATGAAAATAGCTGGATTTCTGTTATCAATAGTCCTATGTTTCTCATTGCAGTTAAATGCAATTGATGACTTGGAGACAATGACAACACTCGAAGGAGAATTCGACGGATCCTGGTTTGGGCATAAAGTGATTTCTATGGATTTTAACGGCGATGGTTACGATGACTTGATCGTACATTCCCCCAATTGGAATCCCAGTGGAGTCTATACCAATAGACAATTTTGGGGGAAGATATACTTTTTTTGGGGTGGCCCCAATATGAATAATGAGCCGGATTTTGCAATCGAGGGATCACAAAACTGGGAACATTACACGGTAAATATGATAAATGCAGGAGATATCAATGGAGACGGTATAGATGATTTGGCGATAACTTTACCCATTGATTATCGTACTAGTGAGATCTCGGTTTACTATGGGACAGCCAACCCAACTGGAATATCGGACCTGACAATCACGATTCCTTTTGATGTTAACAGCATGATATATGCAGAGCCTCTTGGGGATATCAACGGTGATGGTCATGCAGATTTGGTGATACATACTTGTCCTTGGAAATCATACACTAATAGACTAATCATCTGGACAGGCAATGATGTGCCATTGGTGACGCTGGCTGAAACTTGCAATGGCACGGTAGCAACAGCGGCTATTGGACTTGGAGACGTTAATGGTGATGGGATTGATGATTATTTTCTGCAGTATGGCATTCCAGGAGGAACAAACATGGATAGCAGAGTAGTGCTATACTATGGGGATACCAATTTCCCGACAGTCGATAGCTTAGTTATTGCTGAGAATACAAATGCGATAACAAACAGATCTGCAAGTCCCTTGGGTGATTTAAATAATGATGGATACGCGGATTTTGAGTTTATGGCTAAAGTATGGTTAGGAGGACCGGAGATGACCCCAGATCATGATCTCGAACTTACCTACCACTGCCTCTACCATGAATGGTACAGTCCCGTGTACAATGTTGGCACCCCATTTGTGTATGGAGATCTAAATGGGGACGGTTATGACGATATTATCGGGTCAACACATAAAATTCATTATTATGAAGGCGAGGCTGGTATCTGGGTGGGAGGCCCGAACATGGATGGGTTAATAGACCTATATCTATATCCACCCAGTGACTATGGAACCAGGAATTTCGGATGGTCTAAAGCTGCAGGGGATTTTAATGGTGATGGGTTGTGTGATCTTGCAGTTTCTGCCCCACGTTGGGGAACGGGTGGTACTCACAACTGGAACACTCCAGGGAAGGTTTTTGTCTACTCCGGCAATGCAGCTTTGACAGATCCAGCAATTGCCATAGACGACCAGGTAGAGGCTGAACCGAGCTGGGAGCTCAATGTATATCCCAATCCTTTACGGGCAAACGATCAGATAAATATAGATATTTTAGGTTCCGGATATAAAGCGTCCGATCCGCTAAGGCTGGAGCTGTTTAATGTGAGAGGTCAAAAAGTTTTTAGCACCGAGTATGCTGGCGGGACTTTTAACGGCAGACCGCTCTCTATACCCATGCCGGAAGGCGCAAGTGGCTTGCACATTCTTCGAATTGTGCAAAATAAGATAACTGTGATAAGCAAGAAAATCTGTATTCTAGAATAG